From the genome of Pseudomonadota bacterium:
ATTCCTGCGGCCTGGGCGGCTTTCTCGTTCATGCCGATGGAGGCAAGCTCCGGGTCCATGTATGTGCACCAGGGCATCCAGGTATAATTGACTTTGCGGGGCAGGCGGAAAACAGCATTTGATACCACTATACCGCCTTCATAGCCCGCTGCATGAGTGAATTGAAACATGCCGTTGATGTCGCCGGCGGCATAGATATGTTTATGGTTGGTCCGCAAGCGTTTATCGACCTTTATGCCTTTGCCGTCGTATTCAACTCCGATGGAATCGAGCCCCATATCCCGGATGTTTGGGCTCCTGCCCAGGGCGACAAGAAGTTCTTCTGCTTGAATCGTCACAACATTCCCGTCAGCATCCTTATAGGTGATTTTTTTCAGACCGTTGGTCTCCCCGGCCTTCTGGACGGCGGCGTTGAGATGAAAGATTACACCCTCTTCTTGCAGCACGGCCCTTGAGATGTCCGCCATATCCTTGTCTTCCTTGCTGAGGATCTGGTCGCTGCGCTGAATCACATGTACCTCTGCCCCCAAACGGTTAAAGGCCTGGGCCATCTCAATGGCGATGGGCCCGGCCCCGAGCACAATCAACGATCTGGGGAGGGTGTCAAGATAGAAGATTTCCTTGTTGGTAAGAAAGGCGATTTTGTCAAGGCCTTCCACTGGAGGGACGGCAGGGGATGAGCCGCTGGCAATAACCCATTTGTCCGCGGAATATCTTTTGCCGTTGACCTGAACCGAGTGCTCATCAATGAATGCCGCCTGACCGAATTCCACTTTGGCGCCGAGCTTACAAAAACGTTCAACTGAATCATGCTGTTGAATCGTGTCGATTACCGAGCGGATCCTTTTGGACACATCTCTGAAGTCCACGGGTTTGTATTCCATCTGCGGCAGGCCGTATTTGTGGAGGTTTTTCAGCTGATGATACACCGACGCGGTTTTGATCAGGGTTTTGCTTGGCACGCAGCCGTAATGCAGGCAATCGCCTCCGAGTTTTTTTTCGCGTTCGATGAGCAGGGTTTTGGCGCCCAGTTGCGCTGCGCCGGCAGTGACGGTGAGGCCTGCCGCGCCGCCGCCGATCACCCCGATATCAAAATCGTAATTTGCCATGGTTTCTCCCCGTGGTGTTCTGATTATTCCTGCCATTGATGTCCTTAATCATAGCAGGTGGCCGTTATTAGTGAATCTTATTTTTCAGTACGCATAAAAAGTTGAGTTTCCCTTCCATATTATCCGACGCCTAATAACCCGACATTGATACGCGGAAAATGTGACATTATTGCAAGTTATATATTTACAATTTTGCAATAATGTCATTAGGCCTGGTGTTGGTTTCGTCTGTGAATAACTTTCATGACAGGTAATTATTCCAGTATTTACGTCATGTTAGCGTTGTCTCGGCGGTGTTTGGCAAAAGGTGGCACGCTTATTGATATACAAGTATTGCAAAGGGCACGCTGATTGATAACGGGCGATTGTAAATATAAATTTTTACAGGAGGTGCACAATGAAAAAAATAGAGGCGATTATCAAGCCGTTCAAGCTGGACGATTTGAAGGAGGCGATGCACGAACTCGGCGTACAGGGCATGACGGTCACAGAGGTCAAGGGGTTTGGTCGACAAAAGGGGCATACGGAAATTTATCGTGGCGCGGAATATGTCATTGATTTTGTTCCCAAGGTAAAAGTCGAAATTGTTGTTGGTTCGGAGATGGTTGAAAGAGTTGTCGAGGCGATTCTTAAGAGTGTGGGTACCGGTAAAATCGGCGACGGCAAAATATTTGTATTGCCGGTTGACTCCGTTTGCCGGATCCGCACCGGTGAAAAAGGTAAAGATGCTATCTAACAACGCAGGACATAATGAATATTTTGGAGGTTCGTCATGAAAAAAATTGTATTAACAGCGTTATTTTTGGTCCTGCCGGTTCTAGCTATTGCCGGTGAGGATCCGCCAACCATCGCATCAAATGCGGATGCCATCAGCCTGGTACAGACCCATGCCGATTATGTATGGACTCTGATCGCCGCTGCACTGGTCTTTTTTATGCAGGCCGGTTTTGCCATGGTGGAATCCGGTTTTACCAGGGCGAAAAGTGCGGTGAATATCATGATGAAGAATCTGATGGATTTTTCCATGGGCTCAATTTTCTTCTGGGCCATCGGTTTCGGAATCATGTTCGGAACAACCAAGACCGGCTGGTTCGGCACCACGGGATTTTTCTTAAGTGACTGGACGCCGGGCGGTGACCCCTGGGTCCTTGCTTTCTGGATGTTTCAATGTGTATTCGCTGCAACAGCTGCGACCATAGTTTCCGGAGCGGTTGCCGAGCGCACCAAGTTTGTCGGCTACCTTGTATACAGTGCGGTGCTTTGCGCTCTAATTTACCCGGTATTCGGCAGTTGGGCATGGGGCAGTCTTTTAAACGGCAACGGCTGGCTTGAAGGACTAGGATTTATCGACTTTGCCGGATCAACGGTGGTGCATTCCATCGGTGGCTGGGCAGCCCTTGCCGGGACTCTCGTTCTTGGACCTCGTCTGGGCAAATACGGCAAAGACGGTAAGGTCAAGGCTATCCCCGGTCATAATATTCCCATGGCCGCCCTGGGTGTTTTTATCCTCTGGTTTGGCTGGTTCGGATTCAATCCCGGATCCACCACCGCTGCAACTAAAGATATCGCCATGATATTTGTAAATACCAACCTTGCTGCTGCGGCCGGTGCAGTGCTGGCGATGATAACCTCCTGGATTATGTTCAAGAAGCCTGATGTCGGTATGAGCTTGAACGGTGCCTTGGCCGGTCTGGTCGGTATCACTGCCGGATGCGCAAATGTCAGCCCTACGAGTTCTCTGGCTATCGGTGCCATCGCCGGGGTGATAGTTGTCTTATCAGTGGTTTTCTTTGATCGGATTCATGTGGATGATCCGGTGGGTGCAGTATCGGTACACGGAGTATGCGGTGCCTGGGGAACCCTGGCTGCCGGACTCTTTAACATGGGCGGTACAACCGCTAAAATCATCGGAGTACAGGCAATAGGAATAGGCGCGGCATTTGTCTGGTCCTTTGGCGCGGCATTCATTCTGTTCAAATTGATCGATATGACAATCGGTCTCAGAATCAGTGAAGAAGAAGAGATGATGGGTGTTGATCGGGCAGAACATGGTGCTGATGCATACCCTGATTTCCAGGTACACAAGAATATGTAAGAGTGATCGTCGGGAGGCGGCTGCGGCTGCCTCCCTTTAATAAAAAACATACAAAACAAAATACAATTTTAGGAGAAAGGACATGAACAAAATGATGAAAAGAACTTTAGGAACAATAAGCCTTGGACTTGCCGCTTTACTTCTCTCAAACGGAATAGCCGCGGCAGAAGACAAACCGGAAGCAGATCTTACCGTTGGTATTTACAGCAAATATGTCTGGAGAGGATTTGCATTGAGTGACGACAATATGGTCATTCAGCCGTCGATGACTGTCGGTTATAAAGGATTTGCATTCAATCTCTGGGGAAATCTTGATACGGACAATACGGCAGCCGACTCCCAGGAATTCAATGAGACCGATATGACCATATCCTATGATGGATCAGCGGGAAAACTCGGTTACTCATTGGGGTATATTTACTATGCCATCGAAGGCACTGATACTCAGGAAGTGTACGCCGGAGTGAGCATTGATACAATACTCAGCCCGGCGCTGACCGTTTATAAGGATTTTG
Proteins encoded in this window:
- a CDS encoding FAD-dependent oxidoreductase, producing MANYDFDIGVIGGGAAGLTVTAGAAQLGAKTLLIEREKKLGGDCLHYGCVPSKTLIKTASVYHQLKNLHKYGLPQMEYKPVDFRDVSKRIRSVIDTIQQHDSVERFCKLGAKVEFGQAAFIDEHSVQVNGKRYSADKWVIASGSSPAVPPVEGLDKIAFLTNKEIFYLDTLPRSLIVLGAGPIAIEMAQAFNRLGAEVHVIQRSDQILSKEDKDMADISRAVLQEEGVIFHLNAAVQKAGETNGLKKITYKDADGNVVTIQAEELLVALGRSPNIRDMGLDSIGVEYDGKGIKVDKRLRTNHKHIYAAGDINGMFQFTHAAGYEGGIVVSNAVFRLPRKVNYTWMPWCTYMDPELASIGMNEKAAQAAGIKYSVWMEEFKDNDRSLAQGERVGKIKLLLNDSNKPIGVQILGPHAGELLSEWVAILNGGVRLSTIASAIHPYPTLGEINKRVAGAYFSKKLFSKKVRKALSFFFNLKGRACEL
- a CDS encoding P-II family nitrogen regulator; its protein translation is MKKIEAIIKPFKLDDLKEAMHELGVQGMTVTEVKGFGRQKGHTEIYRGAEYVIDFVPKVKVEIVVGSEMVERVVEAILKSVGTGKIGDGKIFVLPVDSVCRIRTGEKGKDAI
- the amt gene encoding ammonium transporter, with amino-acid sequence MKKIVLTALFLVLPVLAIAGEDPPTIASNADAISLVQTHADYVWTLIAAALVFFMQAGFAMVESGFTRAKSAVNIMMKNLMDFSMGSIFFWAIGFGIMFGTTKTGWFGTTGFFLSDWTPGGDPWVLAFWMFQCVFAATAATIVSGAVAERTKFVGYLVYSAVLCALIYPVFGSWAWGSLLNGNGWLEGLGFIDFAGSTVVHSIGGWAALAGTLVLGPRLGKYGKDGKVKAIPGHNIPMAALGVFILWFGWFGFNPGSTTAATKDIAMIFVNTNLAAAAGAVLAMITSWIMFKKPDVGMSLNGALAGLVGITAGCANVSPTSSLAIGAIAGVIVVLSVVFFDRIHVDDPVGAVSVHGVCGAWGTLAAGLFNMGGTTAKIIGVQAIGIGAAFVWSFGAAFILFKLIDMTIGLRISEEEEMMGVDRAEHGADAYPDFQVHKNM